DNA sequence from the Ruminococcus albus 7 = DSM 20455 genome:
ACAATTCATTATTTTGTAAAAACACTTGACATATAAATTATGATATTGTATAATACATATGAGCGTATATATTTTATCACATGGACGGAGGATGAAGATGAATCTTACGCATTTGAGATATGTTGTGGAAGTCGAGCGCCTTGGTTCTATAACCAAAGCTGCAGCTGCACTTTATATGGGTCAGCCGAATCTTTCCAAAGCTATAAAAGAAATGGAACATGAAGTTGGTATACCGATATTCAAGCGTTCTGCAAAGGGCGTAGTACCTACCGATAAAGGCAAGGCTTTCCTGCAGTATGCCAAGGCGATACTCGTCCAGCTGGATAAGATGGAAAATCTCTACAAGGACAACGTCAATAACAGAGTCAGCTTTTCACTCCTTCTGCCACGTGCAAGCTATATCACCCATGCATTTACCTGCTTTTTAAACAACGTATCAGACAGTCAGGCTATGGATGTCAAGATCAAAGAAACCAACTCCATGGAAACTATAAACTCTGTAGTCGAATGCGAATATGATATGGGCATAATACGCTATCCCATCGCATACGAAAGCTTTTTTCTTCCGCTGCTGGAGGAAAAGAACCTCACCGTACACAGCAGCTGGGAGTATGACTATGTGCTTATAATGAGCGAGGACAGCCCCCTTGCCCTTGAAGATGATATCACCGAGGATGTGCTTGAAAAGTATATCGAGATACTCCACGGCGATAACACCGTCCCAAATATCGCATCGGTATATCAAAAAAAGAATTCCGATCTCAACCCTCACAGACGGCATATATATGTATACGAAAGAGGAAGTCAGTTCGATATACTGTCGTCGTGTCCCGAATCATATATGTGGGTATCGCCCATGCCGCAGGAGATACTTGACCGCTGCAGACTTGTACAGCGCAGTACCCCGAATATCCGCAAGACCAATAAGGACGTTCTGATATACCAATCCAGCTACCGGCTCAGCGCTACAGATAATATATTCCTGGAGGAACTTGAAAAGGTACGCAAAGAGATCAGTATATTATAATATGGTTATCCCCTTAACACACCACAAGTAAGATCACTGCACCAAAGCAGCCAAGATCCTTAAATACGCACTGTTTCCAAGCTTGCGGCGGTTGAATTTGCAGCAGTATTCAGCAGCATAGTATTGCACCTGAATAGGCCAATGATCCGGTCCCGGTTCAGTCACTTCTATGTAAAAATCATAATCTTGTTCCTCATCTCCCAAATATGCTTCTGCTGATGCACCTGAGTTTTCATCAACCAAAATGCCGTTTTCCATTACAAGAGTATATGAATAATCCGAAGGAAAAGTAACGTAATTATCACTTCTGAAGCGTATCTGTCCACTCGGATCCATAGTATTTCCGTGATCTTCTGGGATACTATGGCGTTCTTGTATTTATGGTTTGTGCCTTTAAGATTGTTTTTGACAGACACTTATACTCAGTAAAACAAACCCGCCGATGTGCTTAATATAAACACATCGGCGGGATAATTTTATATCATTCTGTCCTGAGGGCTGTAACAGGATCTTTCTTGGCTGCTTTCTTCGCGGGGATAAAACCGCCTATAAGTGTCAGGAATATGCTGAGGGCTATCAGTACAAATGCACTTAGCACAGGGAGAGATGCATTAACATCATCTGTTTCTGCCACTTGATGTATCACTGCATTGCCGGGTATCAGCATAAGTAGGGTAAGTCCTATACCTATAATACCCGAACAAAGTCCGATGATAAATGTTTCAGCATTGAATACCTGTGAGATATTCCTCTTTGAAGCACCTATCGCACGGAGGATACCTATCTCCTTTGTTCTTTCAAGAACGGAGATATAGGTGATGATTCCGATCATGATGGAGGATACTATCAGCGATACTGCAACAAAGGCTATCAGTACATAGGATATTGTATTTACTATCTTTGTTACCGAGGACATCATCAGACCTACATAATCGGTGTAGGTTATCTGGTCTTCAGCACCTGCCTTATTGTTATAGTCCCGGATACATTGTGCTATGGCGTCCTTTGATTCAAAATCGTCTGCGTAGATATCTATTGATGAAGGTGCATCTAAACTTACAACGCCAAGTGTCGAGAGTGTATCATCATAGTTGCCGTTTGAGATATACATATCATATATCATCAGCATTACATTATCATCGGGAGATTCAAGATATTCATCAAGTAATTGCGACATATCCATCTCGCTCATATTTTCGGGGTCTGCCATTTCATCAGGCATATCGGGGATATCTGCGTTTTCTGCTGTTTCAGCATCATCGGACTCCCCTGCTTTTGCTGAGTTGCTCTGTTTCTGTATCTCACCTGTAATTTCAGGGATGAT
Encoded proteins:
- a CDS encoding LysR family transcriptional regulator, with product MNLTHLRYVVEVERLGSITKAAAALYMGQPNLSKAIKEMEHEVGIPIFKRSAKGVVPTDKGKAFLQYAKAILVQLDKMENLYKDNVNNRVSFSLLLPRASYITHAFTCFLNNVSDSQAMDVKIKETNSMETINSVVECEYDMGIIRYPIAYESFFLPLLEEKNLTVHSSWEYDYVLIMSEDSPLALEDDITEDVLEKYIEILHGDNTVPNIASVYQKKNSDLNPHRRHIYVYERGSQFDILSSCPESYMWVSPMPQEILDRCRLVQRSTPNIRKTNKDVLIYQSSYRLSATDNIFLEELEKVRKEISIL